The following are from one region of the Leptolyngbya iicbica LK genome:
- a CDS encoding ABC transporter substrate-binding protein, with protein MGEGCGKPLALEADRWCRRAVRWLAILASCGVLVGCNSGAPEGTSEGDTLVGETVTILGTLTGNGEDKLMAAIAPFTEATGIEVVYEGTDAFTTLIAVRVDAGNAPDIALFPQPGLMLEFAQRGDLIPQAREPLTSAYAPYWLDLASVDGDVYGVWMRADVKSLVWYNPQAFAAAGYDIPTTWDELTALSQQIIADGNTPWCLGMESGAATGWVGTDWVEEILLRQAGPSVYDEWVSHDIPFNAPAVEAALETFGEIVRDETQVRGGPTGAISIPFGDAPAPLFSEPPGCYLHRQASFISDFLPSGLIPEETVDVFALPGMTSEPPPVLVGGIVYAQFNDSPAATALMAHLASVEAHTHWANEGYISPHNEVSLDAYPDALTRNQAAILQDASVIRFDGSDLMPGAIGTGTFWTGMVDYVGGADAAAVLADIEASWPEPE; from the coding sequence ATGGGCGAAGGTTGCGGCAAGCCGCTGGCGTTGGAGGCAGATCGTTGGTGTCGCCGAGCGGTGCGTTGGCTGGCGATACTGGCTAGCTGCGGTGTCCTGGTAGGTTGCAATTCCGGTGCTCCAGAGGGCACCAGCGAGGGCGATACTTTAGTCGGTGAAACCGTAACCATTCTCGGGACGCTGACGGGAAATGGCGAAGATAAGCTGATGGCCGCGATCGCTCCCTTCACTGAAGCGACGGGCATTGAAGTCGTCTACGAAGGAACCGACGCCTTTACCACCCTCATCGCCGTCCGCGTTGATGCGGGCAATGCGCCTGATATCGCATTGTTTCCCCAACCTGGCTTGATGCTGGAGTTTGCTCAACGGGGAGATTTGATTCCCCAAGCGCGGGAGCCTCTGACCTCGGCCTATGCCCCCTACTGGCTCGATCTCGCCAGCGTCGACGGTGACGTGTATGGCGTCTGGATGCGGGCCGATGTGAAAAGCTTGGTCTGGTACAATCCCCAGGCCTTTGCCGCCGCTGGTTATGACATTCCAACGACGTGGGACGAATTGACTGCCCTGAGCCAGCAAATAATTGCCGATGGCAACACGCCCTGGTGTCTGGGCATGGAAAGCGGCGCGGCAACAGGCTGGGTCGGGACAGATTGGGTCGAGGAAATTTTGCTGCGGCAAGCTGGCCCCTCAGTCTACGACGAGTGGGTCAGCCACGACATTCCCTTCAATGCTCCGGCGGTGGAGGCAGCACTGGAGACGTTTGGAGAGATTGTGCGTGACGAGACGCAGGTACGTGGCGGCCCCACGGGAGCGATTAGCATCCCCTTTGGCGATGCGCCTGCCCCCTTATTCAGCGAGCCGCCCGGCTGCTATTTGCACCGTCAGGCCAGCTTTATCAGTGACTTTTTGCCCAGCGGCTTGATCCCCGAAGAAACGGTGGACGTCTTTGCCTTGCCGGGTATGACCAGTGAGCCGCCGCCCGTGTTAGTCGGCGGCATTGTGTATGCCCAATTCAACGACTCCCCAGCGGCCACGGCCCTGATGGCACACTTGGCATCGGTCGAGGCCCATACCCACTGGGCGAATGAGGGATACATTTCTCCCCACAACGAAGTCAGCCTAGACGCTTATCCCGATGCGCTGACCCGGAATCAAGCCGCGATTCTTCAAGACGCTTCGGTGATCCGGTTTGACGGGTCAGATCTCATGCCGGGAGCGATAGGCACCGGCACCTTTTGGACGGGGATGGTGGATTATGTCGGGGGTGCAGACGCCGCAGCCGTACTCGCTGACATTGAGGCCAGTTGGCCAGAGCCAGAATAG
- the lepA gene encoding translation elongation factor 4, whose protein sequence is MTDAPVSRIRNFCIIAHIDHGKSTLADRLLHKTGAVSDRDMKDQFLDTMDLERERGITIKLQAARMNYTAKDGETYVLNLIDTPGHVDFSYEVSRSLAACEGALLVVDASQGVEAQTLANVYLALEHDLEIIPVLNKIDLPGAEPDRIKQEIEDVIGLDCSEAILASAKAGIGIDEILEAIVDKVPPPQDTVDEPLRALIFDSYYDPYRGVIVYFRVMDGTLQKGDTVRLMASKKEYEVDELGVLSPVQVPVEALHAGEVGYFSAAIKAVEDARVGDTMTLVKQPAEKPLPGYVEAKPMVFCGLFPTDSDQYEDLRDALEKLRLNDAALQYEPETSSAMGFGFRCGFLGLLHMEIVQERLEREYDLDLITTAPSVVYQVTLLDGTVVEIDNPSTLPSPQERESIAEPYVRVEMLTPEEYVGPLMELCQSRRGEFKDMKYLAQSRTALVYELPLAEVVTDFFDQLKSRSKGYASMEYHLIDYRVNNLVRLDILINGEPADPLANIVHRDKAYYVGKALVEKLKELIPRHQFKIPLQASIGSRVVASESIPALRKDVLSKCYGGDISRKKKLLQKQAKGKKRLKAIGTVDVPQDAFMAVLKLT, encoded by the coding sequence ATGACTGACGCACCTGTCTCTCGAATTCGTAACTTTTGCATCATCGCGCATATCGATCACGGCAAATCGACCTTGGCCGATCGCTTGTTGCATAAGACTGGCGCTGTAAGCGATCGCGACATGAAAGACCAGTTTCTCGACACGATGGATCTGGAACGAGAGCGGGGCATCACCATCAAGCTGCAAGCGGCGCGGATGAACTACACCGCCAAAGATGGTGAAACCTACGTGCTGAACCTGATTGACACCCCGGGACACGTTGATTTTTCGTATGAAGTCTCACGATCCCTAGCCGCTTGCGAGGGCGCGCTGCTGGTGGTGGATGCGTCTCAGGGTGTCGAAGCGCAAACCCTGGCGAACGTCTATTTAGCGCTCGAGCATGATTTAGAAATCATTCCCGTGCTGAACAAGATTGACCTGCCGGGAGCCGAGCCAGATCGCATCAAACAAGAGATCGAGGATGTCATTGGTCTGGACTGTAGCGAAGCCATTTTGGCCTCCGCGAAAGCCGGGATCGGGATCGATGAGATCTTGGAAGCGATCGTGGACAAAGTACCGCCGCCCCAAGACACGGTAGACGAACCGCTGCGCGCCCTAATCTTTGACAGCTACTACGATCCCTACCGGGGTGTCATCGTTTACTTCCGGGTGATGGATGGCACCTTGCAAAAGGGTGACACCGTCCGGCTCATGGCCTCCAAAAAAGAATATGAAGTGGACGAACTAGGGGTGCTCTCGCCCGTACAAGTGCCCGTAGAGGCCCTGCACGCTGGGGAAGTGGGATACTTCTCAGCGGCGATTAAAGCAGTGGAAGACGCGCGGGTTGGCGACACCATGACGCTCGTAAAACAACCCGCCGAAAAACCGCTGCCGGGGTACGTAGAAGCCAAGCCGATGGTCTTTTGTGGCTTGTTTCCCACCGACTCAGATCAGTATGAAGACTTACGTGACGCCCTAGAAAAGCTGCGGCTGAATGATGCCGCGCTGCAATATGAGCCGGAAACGTCCAGCGCGATGGGATTTGGCTTCCGTTGTGGCTTTCTTGGGCTGCTGCACATGGAAATTGTGCAAGAGCGGTTAGAGCGGGAGTACGACCTCGATCTGATCACAACAGCTCCCTCGGTGGTATATCAGGTAACCCTGCTAGACGGCACGGTCGTGGAAATCGACAACCCCAGCACGCTACCGTCGCCCCAAGAGCGCGAGTCCATTGCCGAACCTTACGTGCGGGTCGAAATGTTGACTCCTGAAGAATATGTCGGCCCGCTGATGGAACTGTGTCAAAGTCGGCGGGGCGAGTTCAAAGACATGAAATACCTCGCGCAGTCACGGACGGCGCTGGTGTATGAGCTGCCTTTGGCAGAGGTCGTGACCGACTTTTTTGATCAGCTCAAGTCGCGTTCGAAGGGGTACGCCAGCATGGAGTATCACCTAATTGACTACCGAGTGAACAATTTGGTACGGCTCGACATTTTAATCAATGGCGAACCGGCTGATCCTCTGGCGAACATTGTCCACCGTGACAAAGCTTATTACGTGGGTAAGGCCCTGGTAGAAAAGCTCAAAGAGTTGATTCCGCGCCACCAGTTTAAGATTCCGCTACAGGCTTCGATCGGCAGTCGGGTGGTAGCGAGTGAAAGTATTCCTGCTTTGCGCAAGGACGTACTCTCGAAATGCTACGGCGGCGACATTTCTCGGAAGAAAAAGCTGTTGCAAAAGCAAGCCAAGGGTAAGAAGCGGCTGAAGGCGATCGGCACCGTGGATGTACCGCAGGATGCCTTTATGGCGGTGCTGAAGTTGACCTAA
- a CDS encoding sensor histidine kinase gives MRIPSPQTLSQTDSQTEDAAFPASAYLLPETLPPLLFVVDESGYLQSLEWSVAEEFGVQPTSWVGRSLEQLLSNFNALDIDFQADVPVSTADPWQMQFPSGQLTGVVQLCPLSLDSGRSWMGAFKVIDWSPAVGVAQAPYQIAERQLTRLTWSIRRTLDLETIWQQTVEELAAILVVEWGIFCAYEAPNQPLPVMAKVQTAAVECPLGETLSFSDYPSLSAVLRNPQPLVLAAIDQAVENAAIADGTYLVAATRHLGEINGVIILKSPNATGWQGLDMSLLQAVMEQVGTAIAHAHLFRDAQGLADELQAANQRLRQKHHELEEARRLAEEASRLKSEFLANTSHELRTPLNGMIGFLRLILDGMADDPQEQDEFLQEAHKSAIHLLNLINDVLDIAKIEAGKMQIDMSQVKLSELFANVENFTRPQAERKGLRFEIQQPLTHDEIIINGNYQRLLQVMLNLIGNAIKFTHEGHITISAEIKSQKVQFKDQEWPGTVKVSVADSGIGVSLEKQDRLFQTFSQVDGERTRQYGGTGLGLAISQRLIEAMGGVVQFISMGEGLGSTVTFTTLLYQEPVLIE, from the coding sequence ATGCGGATCCCGTCCCCTCAAACCTTGTCCCAGACTGACTCGCAGACCGAAGATGCGGCTTTCCCGGCAAGCGCGTACCTCTTGCCAGAAACGTTGCCACCGCTGCTATTTGTAGTGGATGAGTCGGGGTACCTGCAGAGCCTAGAATGGTCGGTCGCGGAAGAATTTGGGGTGCAACCTACGAGTTGGGTGGGGCGATCGCTCGAACAGTTGCTCAGTAACTTTAATGCCCTTGATATCGATTTTCAGGCTGATGTGCCAGTGAGCACCGCAGACCCCTGGCAAATGCAGTTTCCGAGTGGTCAGCTCACGGGCGTTGTGCAACTGTGTCCCCTTTCGCTGGATTCGGGACGGAGCTGGATGGGGGCATTTAAGGTCATTGATTGGAGCCCGGCAGTCGGGGTGGCCCAAGCGCCCTATCAAATTGCTGAGCGACAGCTCACGCGACTCACCTGGTCAATTCGCCGGACCCTCGACTTAGAAACGATCTGGCAACAGACTGTGGAAGAGTTGGCGGCGATTTTGGTCGTCGAATGGGGGATCTTTTGTGCCTATGAAGCTCCGAACCAACCGTTGCCTGTGATGGCTAAGGTGCAAACTGCTGCTGTTGAGTGCCCGTTAGGCGAGACGCTTAGCTTTTCCGACTATCCCAGTCTGTCTGCTGTTCTGCGTAATCCCCAGCCGCTGGTCTTAGCCGCGATTGACCAAGCTGTGGAAAATGCCGCGATCGCTGACGGCACTTACCTCGTGGCAGCCACGCGCCATCTGGGTGAAATCAATGGCGTCATTATTCTCAAGTCACCCAATGCGACCGGCTGGCAAGGGCTCGACATGTCACTCTTGCAAGCCGTGATGGAACAGGTTGGGACAGCGATCGCCCATGCCCATTTATTTCGCGATGCGCAGGGATTGGCCGACGAACTGCAAGCGGCTAACCAACGCCTGCGCCAAAAGCATCACGAGCTCGAAGAAGCGCGTCGTCTGGCCGAAGAAGCCTCCCGGTTGAAAAGTGAATTCCTAGCCAACACGTCCCATGAACTCCGCACACCGCTGAATGGCATGATCGGCTTCCTGCGGCTGATTTTGGATGGCATGGCGGATGATCCCCAGGAACAAGACGAGTTCTTGCAAGAGGCCCATAAATCCGCCATTCACCTGCTGAACTTGATTAACGACGTGCTCGACATCGCCAAAATTGAGGCGGGCAAGATGCAAATCGACATGTCACAGGTGAAATTGAGTGAGCTGTTTGCCAATGTCGAAAACTTCACCCGACCTCAAGCAGAGCGCAAAGGGCTGCGGTTTGAAATCCAGCAGCCCCTGACCCATGACGAAATCATTATCAACGGCAACTATCAGCGACTGCTCCAGGTCATGCTGAACCTGATTGGCAACGCCATCAAATTCACTCACGAAGGCCACATCACCATCAGTGCCGAAATCAAATCGCAAAAGGTGCAATTCAAAGATCAAGAATGGCCAGGCACGGTCAAGGTCAGCGTGGCCGACAGCGGCATTGGCGTCTCGCTAGAGAAGCAAGATCGTCTGTTCCAAACTTTCAGTCAAGTGGATGGTGAGCGCACCCGCCAGTATGGTGGCACGGGGCTAGGGCTCGCCATTTCTCAACGGTTGATTGAGGCCATGGGCGGTGTGGTGCAGTTTATCAGTATGGGTGAAGGGCTGGGCTCCACCGTGACCTTTACGACACTGCTTTATCAGGAGCCGGTGCTGATTGAATAA
- a CDS encoding prephenate/arogenate dehydrogenase, translated as MNIGIVGLGLIGGSLGLDFRQLGHEVYGVTRRPTTCEAAIACGAVDYASTDLQSLKSTDIVFLCTPIHLLEAIALELIPHLSPTTVLTDVGSVKGAIVHRLSAQWPNFVGGHPMAGKSEVGIAVAEAGLFAQRAYVITPTEQTPPTALALLTELAHSLQAQVFTCSPAVHDRAVAWISHLPVMVSGSLIQACLSESDETVRQLAQQFASSGFRDTSRVGGGHPELGLMMARYNRDEVLRSLQAYQQALQDLTEKIQQSDWEAVADVLATNYAARPDFIQSAPAPDKAVS; from the coding sequence ATGAACATTGGCATTGTCGGTTTAGGGTTAATTGGCGGTTCTCTGGGGCTGGATTTTCGGCAACTAGGACATGAGGTATATGGGGTGACCCGGCGCCCGACGACTTGTGAGGCGGCGATCGCCTGTGGGGCAGTTGATTACGCCTCTACAGACCTGCAAAGTCTGAAATCAACCGATATTGTGTTTCTTTGCACGCCGATACATTTATTAGAGGCGATCGCCCTAGAGCTGATTCCCCATCTATCTCCTACCACCGTGTTGACGGATGTGGGGTCGGTCAAAGGGGCGATCGTCCATCGCCTCAGTGCACAGTGGCCTAATTTTGTCGGCGGTCATCCCATGGCTGGCAAGTCAGAGGTAGGGATTGCGGTGGCCGAGGCGGGACTCTTTGCGCAGCGGGCCTATGTGATTACGCCGACCGAACAAACGCCGCCCACAGCTTTAGCCCTGTTGACCGAACTGGCTCACAGCTTGCAAGCTCAGGTGTTTACCTGCTCGCCAGCAGTGCATGATCGAGCCGTGGCGTGGATTTCCCATTTGCCGGTCATGGTGAGCGGCAGTCTGATTCAAGCCTGTCTTAGCGAATCTGATGAGACGGTGCGCCAGTTAGCCCAACAGTTTGCCAGTTCGGGCTTTCGAGATACGAGTCGAGTGGGCGGCGGTCACCCGGAGTTAGGGCTGATGATGGCCCGCTATAACCGGGATGAGGTGCTGCGATCGCTGCAAGCCTATCAGCAGGCCTTGCAGGATTTAACCGAAAAGATTCAGCAATCTGATTGGGAGGCAGTGGCCGATGTTTTGGCGACTAACTACGCAGCCCGTCCTGACTTTATTCAATCAGCACCGGCTCCTGATAAAGCAGTGTCGTAA
- a CDS encoding pentapeptide repeat-containing protein → MKPLPAPDAAARLLDKYAQGERDFSRAQLNECVLSGTRLPNIILREADLNVVNLSNANLSQSDLQAAVLNVSRLSGTNLSQANLQAAQMNVANLIQAILVGANLTGASLIRSELLRADLSNTNLTQANLQEADLREVRLRWSNLTRANLSRSNLRKSSLIGANLSHVQAHSVNLEGADLNNAIMIGLEGRHGNLRTANLSGANLRGANLRWANLTGANLKDADLTDAKLSGADLTGAQLEGATLENTILVHADLSRANLRHARCVGADLSGATITGIQMQGAIVYDIQTTEIVCEWIDLSLYGDQSQRRYFNTGQDVHAFLNQRPAQVMVTIDGVMTLAAHAALAAAFVQLAEVSPVLSRPPNIELTNRHTQLACMTDDETGLSAIAYLVTLPFVDGPAIQAILDTLHQEGLSQSSRPFALDEADRELNRVKTMLQQQDLSTLKTLVADHTFFTWPVQIKLVNARGSSLELYANPQFGVRRTSGSYGITPTDMGKLYQPTLDNYLTFFRSGQ, encoded by the coding sequence ATGAAGCCTTTACCTGCGCCCGATGCTGCGGCTCGTTTATTGGACAAATACGCTCAGGGAGAGCGTGACTTTTCTCGCGCCCAGCTCAACGAATGCGTCTTGTCAGGCACTCGGTTACCCAACATCATTCTGCGAGAGGCCGACCTCAATGTGGTTAATCTCAGTAACGCCAACCTGAGCCAAAGCGATTTGCAGGCCGCTGTTCTCAATGTCAGTCGATTGAGCGGTACCAATCTGAGTCAGGCTAATTTGCAAGCCGCTCAAATGAATGTGGCGAACTTGATTCAAGCGATTTTAGTTGGCGCGAACTTGACTGGGGCGTCCTTAATTCGCTCAGAATTGTTGCGGGCTGATTTGAGCAATACCAATCTGACCCAGGCCAATCTGCAGGAAGCTGATTTGCGCGAAGTGCGCCTGCGTTGGAGTAACCTGACGCGGGCTAATTTGAGCCGTAGCAACTTAAGAAAAAGTAGCTTGATCGGGGCTAACTTGAGCCACGTTCAAGCCCACTCGGTCAATTTAGAAGGGGCTGATTTGAATAATGCCATCATGATTGGCCTGGAAGGTCGACACGGCAATCTGCGCACCGCAAATCTGAGTGGAGCCAATTTGCGCGGGGCTAATTTGCGGTGGGCTAATCTGACCGGGGCTAACCTCAAAGACGCCGACCTGACCGATGCCAAGCTTAGCGGAGCCGATTTGACCGGGGCACAATTAGAAGGTGCCACCCTCGAAAATACGATCTTGGTCCATGCTGACCTGAGCCGTGCCAATTTGCGACATGCCCGCTGTGTTGGGGCTGACCTGTCGGGAGCCACGATTACCGGCATCCAAATGCAAGGGGCGATCGTGTACGACATCCAAACTACTGAGATCGTTTGTGAATGGATCGACCTCAGCCTCTATGGTGACCAATCGCAGCGTCGCTACTTCAACACCGGGCAAGACGTACATGCGTTTCTCAACCAGCGCCCGGCCCAGGTTATGGTAACTATCGACGGAGTGATGACACTCGCAGCCCATGCCGCGCTAGCTGCCGCGTTTGTTCAGTTAGCAGAAGTAAGTCCGGTCTTATCGCGTCCCCCCAATATTGAGTTGACTAACCGTCACACCCAGCTTGCCTGCATGACCGATGACGAAACTGGCTTATCCGCGATCGCTTACCTGGTGACTTTGCCCTTTGTGGATGGACCCGCTATCCAAGCGATTCTCGATACTCTGCATCAAGAGGGGTTGTCACAATCATCTCGCCCCTTTGCGCTTGACGAGGCCGATCGCGAATTAAACCGTGTCAAAACAATGCTGCAACAACAAGATTTATCTACGCTCAAAACATTAGTTGCAGATCACACCTTTTTCACCTGGCCTGTGCAAATCAAACTCGTCAATGCTCGGGGCAGTTCTCTAGAGCTATACGCCAATCCTCAATTTGGCGTGCGCCGAACTTCGGGTAGCTATGGCATCACGCCCACTGACATGGGGAAACTCTATCAACCGACTCTTGACAATTACCTGACCTTTTTTCGCTCTGGCCAATAA